The genomic stretch cctcccccgtaccacccaacccatccctcTCCGTTGGCTTTGAAAGCTGTTTACGCTGGGAAGAAATTGTCATGTCAAAgcattgaaaagaaaattttgtctTGAAAAAGTTATTCCCGAGTATTTAGGAGGAAACCATAAGGTCTAAGCAAATAAGAAAGCTTCAAAATTGTTTTTAGGCAAAATCAACAACAGAGAACAGGTCCATACGCATGGGACAATCAAACAAATAAGCACGAATGAGATGCAGCCACATGTTCATCATGCTTGAGCAATGTGAGGAGAAAAGGACAGTTATGAAATTATGTTCTACCTTGCAAAGTATGTTTGTTAGTTACATAATCTAAACTTAATAAGCCTTTTTACTTGTCTTTTTCTCTTGATTTGAAAGATTAAAAGGTCAAAGAAAGATTGAGAAACAATCTTCTTAGACATGGAACTAGTGTTTATAATTTTGCATGATCTGGGTGATATTTGTTGTTACTAGTTTCAGATCAGATTTCTTTACAATAAATGATGATCGTCATTTGTCATAGAAACACTTTGTGTTGGTGGGATCATATTATCTTATTTGATTTTCAATTCAGTTCTCTCCATGCCTTGAGGATATTGTTCCGGTTGCCATCGGGAGGTACATCAAGACCTTAATTTTGTCCATCCAGCAATCTCTCTCGTGCTCTGATCCTACTCGTGGTGCTATTGAACATCTTCTGGAGAAACTATTTTCTCTGTTTTTAGACCAGGTCAACTTATGGTCAGACATATGCAACTTGCCTGAGATTAAGACCCCAGAATTGACGGAGAGCTATTTATATGGGTAACTTCTGTATGAACTTTACTTTGTGTTGTGACTTTAATATAATACTTTGCTTTAACAGTCTAGATGCCTTGTTGATTTCTGCTGGTTACTTTCATAAATCTAACTCAACTCCATCCTTGTGACACCTATCTTGACTGGTGAAATCAATGTACTTACACAGATTTTGTGTTTGGCCTTTGGTGCAGATATCTGTATCAATACATCCAATGCTTAGAGAGAAGTGTCAAGGTAGAAGCACTTGAAGGAATAAATGAGAAAATTAGGAAGCGTTTGAAGAACCCAAAGTTGTCTAATAGCAACTGTGCTAAAGTTTATAAGATCGTTTCTGTTGCTTGGTGTCGGTCTCTTGTTATTAGCATGGCTTTAATAACACCATTGCACTCAAGAATTCCAAGTGAGATCCATGTTCCAGGTTCATTAGGTAGTGGACTAGAAAATATACAGTTGCTCTGTGTAGATTTGCAATCAGATGAATTGTGGAGTTCATCATCTGATGACCTAGAGCATCTGAAGTGTCTTGAAACCAAATGGAATCCTTCATTGTCTAAGATCAAGAATGTGATAGTTAAGAGGGTATCAGATGAAGACTTGGAGACTGCTGCTATTTTGCTCAGATCTTCCTATAACTTTTACAAGGATACCTCTTGTGCATTGCTCCCATCTGGCATAAATCTTTATACGGTGCCATCTCAGTTAGCAACGGAGACATATGTCCAGCCAGGTATAGATGGCGTGGACATACTTGACATGAACACTTCAAGGAAGCTTCTTTTGTGGGCCTACACACTTTTGCATGGATATTGTCCAAACCTTTCAGTCGTCATTAAGTACTGTGAAGAAAATGTTAAGGTATGCAAGTAGATTATAGTTTTTATGTCAGCATCATAGATTTGCCAGTCAAATGGTGATTATCTCAGTGAAAAGAGTATGCAGAAAAAGCTTGTTGGATGTGGATAGAATGCAGGAGGGAAAAGGGGGAACTTTCATGAGTCTCATTCTTTCTAAAATAGCGGAGAAGATCTCTGGGCTAGCTGGTTTGTAAAATGTGTTTGGTTGACTAGAAAGgttcttctcttttttcactTACCGCATTACCCAATTTCCGCAAATTCCTTCCTCTCCAAGAACCACCACCAACCAAACCCCAcctctcccaaaaaaaaaaaaaaaaaagcccttTTTCAAGGTAAGTTATCTTACCTTTTAAAAACACATTGATTTTTAAACCTCCCCCTTTCCTTCTGAATGTGGTAGGCGTTGAACTTTGCAAACCGACCCTGCCTCTcccccaaaagaaaagaaaaaatgttttCAACGTAAGTTAGCTTGCCTTTTAAAAACCCATTGATTTTTGAACCTCCCCCTTTCCTTCAGAATGTTGTAGGCATTGAAGAATGTGTGTGGCAATTTGGAGTTGAGTCccattttatcttttattttgtcACGCTAACTTTGGGGGTCCTGTAGGACATCCTGTCCAAGAagtaaaacataaaaataaaacagaTTTGAGAAGGGTGAAGgtgggaaaaggaaaaacaattgCTTTGTTGGTGGCACCTGGACTGATCCAGTATCGATTTGTAGTGTGAAAAGAAGCATTTCAGGGTGTTCTTTACCAAATTTTCAGCAAAAAGTTGGATAGTATCATTACAAGCTTGTGGAGCTTATAGTTGTTGCATTCTGGTTGTGATTGCAGGTGAAGATGAAAAAGGGGACTGGAACTCCATTGACACCTTCAAATACAAATGTTCCCTCGGGCTCAGCATCTAATACAGGTATCTATAAGCTCATTAAGGGAAACTCTTATACATGTGTACTGAATGATGCTAATTGGACTCGTATACTTACAACTGTCTTGTAGGGGGTGGCAAAGATGGAACTGGTAAAAGCAATGAAGTCGATACTCCCTCTATCTCTTCTGCTACTGCTGCTTCCTTGCCTGAAATAGATACTACAACTAAAATGGCATCTTCTCCATTACCTGAAAAGCTGGAGCCGAGCAATGTTGCATCTGCTTCTTTGCAGGGAACCGAGGCATGTAATTTGGCATCCGTATCTCCGACTGAAACAAAGATTATCTGCAGTGTATCATCTACATCTATGCCTGATAGTGGGAGCACAAATTTGCCAAATGTTGTATCATCCAATGAGAATCAAGGGTTTCCATCAGCTACTTCTGATCTTCTCGATTGTAACGTTGTTCCCACAGAAATGAGCCGTGTGGATATAGAAGGTGCCTCAGATCTGAGCAATGATTGATTTCTCACGGGGCGGacaaattttggccaattttacgTCCGATAACATgaaaatgattcattttggTGTATATAATTTGTCTGTAGGGAAGAAATGGGAACTGGTAAAAGGCAACAGCTTGTGAATATTGATAGTAGTGTCTCTAGACTCTAGTGGGTTTCTTATGTGCCCTTGTACAGCTGCAATAAAAAGTTTCATTGGGGTACTTCCCGTATGATGTTCGCATGTTATACAGACGCTGATTTAATTGTGCATTTTCCTGCTTCTATCTAGCAGATGTTTATATTGATAATAAACATTTACATGCCCATTGCAAATCCGATTGCTGGAAATTTGCTAGTAATTTTGGAGCTGAAGTTTTCCAAGTGAAGGTGCACACGTACATTGGAAGGCTGAACTCATTTGCATGGTGCTGATTTGAGCCAATAAGCAGCTTTGAAGCAACAAGTAAAACACACAAGTTGGGTAAGACAACTTGTTTTCTTTTATGGTGAGGTTTCCTTAGGCAAACAACTGCCCAACTTTGCCCAAAAGTACCACTAAAGTAGTAAAATAGATTACACAGTTTTTGTAAAATATCCTCTGGCATTAACATTTCTTTTCACTATCTGACCAAAATTTCATTACGATGATACTTTATTATACAAAATGGTACTATAAATCATTAAAATTCTATGTAGAAGAAGTAACCGATAGCATGAGTTTGCTTTTTCTTATGTGGGTGTAAATTAATCCTTGAATATACAGAAAGGAAATCTATGTCATTAAAATTCTATGTACAAAAATTAATCGAGAGCGTCTCTTACGTGAGTGTAGATTAATCCTTGAATATATAGAAAGGAAATCTATTACTTAGAAATGTTGTAATTTACCGTCACCTTTATAAGTAGATTCATGTAAAAAATTATCTAACAAATTTATAAGTAGATTCATGTAAAAAATTATCTAACAAAATTAAATATATAAAGCCACAAGGTTATCTCAGCTGTGAAACGGGCCATCGGTAATTGGACTCCAACCTCCGAATCAGGCCCACGTCCGCCAAAACAGCCCCGATAGACATCTACCTAAAACAGGAACTTGCAGAGTTGAAGCTGTAATTTTCTCGTTTTTTCAGTAATCTGCTGCAAAAAATGGGAAGCAGAGCTTTCATGGTTTTGCTAAGTCATAGAGGAGCATACATTAATCCTTCTGCTAATGCTGCCCAACTTTTCTTGACTTTCGGGCAAAGCCCATTTTCTCCTGTGAAGATAAAATGTCTTGTAGAACGCAGGAATCATAGGACAAGCCACAACTTCTCCACCGCAGCAAACTCTAGCCTTGAGCCCCCTAATCTTCCTCGTTTGGCTGAAACTGCTCGAATTTCCCTCACCCCAGATGAAGTATTACTACTATATATATGCCCTTTTCTTCCTTGTCTTCATATCCATGTGTACTCGTATAATTGATGACTTAGAAGTCCGTGTTTTTTCTTTAAGCAGAGTTGCAAAGGTATATTTTTGGATTGTAATCTTTATTTTTCCCCTTCCTTTGTTGGGTGTTTACAGGTGGAAGAATTTGCTCCTAAAATGAAACAAGTGGTAGATTGGTAATGtatcttctttctttctttctttctttggctGTCTCTCTTTCTTATAACTAATAACATATGCATGTATGATTGAAATGTGGGAGTTTGCTGAAGAGCCTTATATTTATCATTTGTTTGCGGAACTtaaaaattgaagttttgtgAATACTGATCATAGTTTTAGGCTTCTACACTTGAATGTCAGCCTGACTGGTGTAATTTTGATTTTCCCTGTGAACTTTTGTGTATTGGTTTGCTCTAAAATCTGATATGAAATgacataaaaaaaattgatataagtgtttgtaatttacaaaatcaGAGATGTGGGTTTTGTTCCAAATACAATGCTCTTTTACAGTATGGTCTTAGACTGGAGTATTTTATCTATGCTTCTTCATCATAATTTGAGTGAATCAAATTAGTTTACAGACTGATTTGCTGAAACTCGTGTAGTTCTTAGTAGCATTCAAATGCAGTCTAGAAGCAAGTTTTGCATCCAGAAAGGATCATTCGACTGATCTCCCTGAATTTTTGCACCGACATGAAGTTGTTTTTATAAATCTGATGTCATAAAAGGGTAGTTTCAGGGTATGAGCTATGTTGATGATTGTCTCTGGGGATTGGTATAGTTTTTCCTTTGTAACTAGACACGCCATTGCTTTGTTCTAATTTTTAAAGGCTTtcttgtaattggattattCTTTATGAAACAGGTTTGGGCAACTCCAAGCTATTGATCTTGAAAGTATTGAGCCAGCAATGCGAGCAGGTACTTGACAGTTTTGAATGAAAATCTTTATTTGGTAGCTAGTCTATAGTTGAAACGCTTGATAAGGCTTACCTTTTGGTCCGATTTTGGAACTCTAAAAAAGAGGTCAGGCTTTCTGTAACATTAAAGAATGAAAGTATTTTTTTAATCTGCTCcttcctttttatttctttcaggCATTATTGTGTCTACCTCTTGTTCTACttgatttatttaaaattattctCAGCATGTTCACTTGCTTATCATTGAAAATATCTAGCATTAGCTGATTTGAACCCACAAGGTGGGAGATTTGTCAACTTAAAGTGCAGGAGACTTCGTGCTGATAACATGCAATTGGAATTTAAATTGGCatgttttcatatttttttcaatGTTGCTCCACCCCAGCAACCAGAATATTGATATTGCTACTGATGATCCTTTCTTGCTTTGACAATCTGTCATATAAGTGAATAAGAATATAAGCACGAACAAGACATGCCTTCTTGGTTTCATCTACTGCTATTGTCCTTTGACTGCAGATTTTATACTTTAGTTACAAATTCATTTGTTGGAAATATGTTGAACTGCAGATACTGAAGATGACAATTCACGTGATGATTTACCTCAAATTTTTGAGAATCGGTTGGTATCAGGAATATCTGTGATCTACTACTGTTCAAAGTAGCATTGCATCTCTGTCTGCAATTATAAGAATCATCACTTAATCTTAGATGAACACACGTTCTCAACAGGGAAGCAATAATAAAAGCTATGCCAAGCTATGAGGAACCTTATATCAAAGTTCCAAAGGTCTTGAACAAGGAGTAGAACTCTACTGGTGTGTTTTCCTCCTCTCATAAGTGTTACTTGAATATACTAAGGTTGCTTATGAAGAACGTCTTACCTCATCTATGTTTAGCCTCTTTGCATTCGCACTTTGTATTTTCTGTTTTTATGGTCTTGTTTTTGGTTGCTCCATGTCAAACTTCAAAATTTACCTCTCTTGACTCTTTTGTTTTTAGGTTAAACGGGGATTATGAATGGGGTGTGATCCCAGTCAATTTACATACATAAGCTTGCATTACTGATTTTCAAACTTACAAGTAGCATGAGTTACATTCCTAGTTCCATTTTCTTGTGTTTTTATGATCATTAGCTCATGGCATCTTGAATTCTTTTCTATGGTTGACTTATACTGGAAATACCAGTTTGATGTACTTGCGCCAGTTGATTATGTATCTGTGTAATCATTTGCATTCAGTATATTCACAGTTTAAGTAGTTTGGTGCATCTTTCTAGTCTCTAGGTATCTTTATATCACATACTCTTATCCCATCTTACTGGACAGGGTTGTGGAATGCACCAATTAACAAATTATGGGTTTGTGTTGGACAGAATACATGATGAAGCTGGACTGAGCTTCTAGTTTCTGACAAGATAGTGAAACCCGTTCGGCCTCCCCAAGTACGCAAATCTAAATTTTAAGGAGCTGTAGAATCCATTTTCTGATTCATAGTTCTCCCAATAAAATAGGGGATTGTGCTTTGTTACAGTTTTTGTATGTTCAGAATATTATAGTACGTTTGAGTTGAAATTATATTTGACTGTAAAAACATGAGAAAATTATTATGATTGACATGCTGCTTGAAAAGAAATGCAACAAGGACTGAAGGAATACAACTACAACCTAAATTTGTGGACAAAATTTGGACAAAAATGACAATTTAAACTGATAACTTGCATTCAGATGAAGGTTTCGAGATAAACAGTATAAGCacaataaaacaaacaaaaaaaaaaaatcatcaaagctCGGGTTTGGTTAATTTGGAGCAACAGATTGCCCTTTTCCTGAAATTCTGGTCATAATTTCCTGTTACAAAATAATGCTATACATTCTTGTTTGACAGTTCATCTACCTCCCT from Coffea eugenioides isolate CCC68of chromosome 8, Ceug_1.0, whole genome shotgun sequence encodes the following:
- the LOC113781667 gene encoding glutamyl-tRNA(Gln) amidotransferase subunit C, chloroplastic/mitochondrial; protein product: MGSRAFMVLLSHRGAYINPSANAAQLFLTFGQSPFSPVKIKCLVERRNHRTSHNFSTAANSSLEPPNLPRLAETARISLTPDEVEEFAPKMKQVVDWFGQLQAIDLESIEPAMRADTEDDNSRDDLPQIFENREAIIKAMPSYEEPYIKVPKVLNKE